One window of Pirellulales bacterium genomic DNA carries:
- a CDS encoding prenyltransferase/squalene oxidase repeat-containing protein: MKSLRLLLCALVGVVLGDASLPPRAAAEPINDPKVRAAIHRGLDWIANSQSRLGHWSANDGRYSTAMTALAGMALLAEGSTTTQGKYAPNIRRAVDYLVSRARPNGLIGEQRDDRYTYGHGYSMLFLSQVLGEEEDLDRRETLIEVLTKAVQFTGEAQTQAGGWGYVSAKDGHDFDEGSTTITQVQGLRGCRNAGIPVPKEIIDKAIKYIRQCTLPDGGVQYSSKGGGGRPAITAAAIACLFNAGDYDSEYVPKLLEYANRNLANIGNEGFGHWHYAHYYYAQVKYREGGKIWSEYRDKIFGRIVSEASPNGSWNQGYIGTIYTTAINLTILQLEDAMLPIYQR; encoded by the coding sequence ATGAAGTCGTTACGATTGCTGCTTTGTGCCCTGGTGGGCGTTGTGCTCGGTGACGCGTCCTTACCTCCGCGCGCCGCGGCCGAACCAATCAACGATCCCAAGGTGCGCGCCGCCATTCATCGCGGCCTGGATTGGATCGCGAATTCCCAATCGCGGTTGGGCCACTGGTCGGCCAACGATGGTCGCTACTCGACGGCCATGACGGCCCTGGCGGGCATGGCTCTCTTGGCCGAGGGGTCGACCACCACGCAAGGCAAATACGCCCCCAACATTCGCCGCGCCGTCGATTACCTGGTTAGTCGGGCGCGCCCCAACGGGCTGATCGGCGAGCAGCGCGACGACCGCTATACCTACGGGCACGGCTACTCGATGCTCTTCCTCTCGCAGGTGCTGGGGGAGGAAGAGGATCTGGACCGCCGCGAAACATTGATCGAGGTCCTCACCAAAGCCGTGCAATTCACGGGTGAAGCCCAGACACAGGCCGGCGGTTGGGGCTACGTGAGCGCCAAGGACGGGCACGATTTCGACGAAGGGTCGACCACGATCACGCAAGTGCAGGGATTGCGCGGCTGCCGCAATGCCGGCATACCCGTGCCAAAAGAGATTATCGACAAGGCCATTAAATACATCCGGCAATGCACCCTGCCGGATGGAGGCGTGCAGTACAGTTCGAAGGGCGGTGGCGGCCGGCCGGCCATTACGGCGGCGGCCATCGCCTGTTTGTTCAATGCCGGAGATTACGACAGCGAGTACGTGCCCAAGCTGTTGGAGTACGCCAATCGGAACCTGGCGAACATCGGCAACGAGGGTTTTGGCCATTGGCATTACGCTCATTACTACTACGCCCAAGTGAAATACCGCGAAGGGGGCAAGATCTGGTCCGAGTATCGTGACAAGATTTTCGGCCGCATCGTTTCGGAAGCGAGCCCCAACGGCTCCTGGAACCAGGGCTACATCGGCACGATCTACACCACGGCCATCAACTTGACGATCCTGCAGCTGGAAGACGCCATGCTGCCTATTTATCAACGCTAG
- a CDS encoding MoxR family ATPase, translating to MTADRTSMSDASAIRQLGQAREKILQQLSEVIVGQHEVIEELLISLFSRGHCLLEGVPGLAKTLMISTLSRTLNLSFSRIQFTPDLMPADITGTEILEENRSTGAREFRFLQGPLFGNVILADEINRTPPKTQAALLEAMQERQITAGRVRHRLPDPFFVLATQNPIEQEGTYPLPEAQQDRFMFKVYVKYPSFQEEFEIARRTTSTVTDHVVPVLTAEEIMALQRLVREVPVSDHVVRYALSLVRQTRVRELGAPDFVQDQLNWGAGPRAVQFLVLGAKARALLHGRTHVTTDDIQALAKPVLRHRLIVNFAAESEGVTTDHVIQQLLEVTPTKEDELTNDVRFQKIFAS from the coding sequence ATGACCGCCGACAGGACATCCATGAGCGACGCGTCCGCCATCCGGCAATTGGGACAGGCGCGCGAGAAGATTCTGCAGCAGCTTTCCGAAGTGATCGTCGGTCAGCATGAGGTGATCGAGGAGCTGTTGATCTCGCTTTTCAGTCGCGGCCACTGCCTGCTGGAGGGGGTGCCGGGGCTCGCCAAGACGTTGATGATCAGCACGCTCAGCCGCACGCTCAACCTGTCCTTCAGCCGCATTCAGTTCACGCCCGACTTGATGCCGGCCGACATCACGGGCACCGAAATCCTGGAAGAGAACCGCTCCACGGGGGCCCGCGAATTCCGTTTCCTACAAGGTCCGCTGTTCGGCAACGTGATTCTGGCCGACGAAATCAATCGCACGCCGCCGAAGACGCAAGCTGCGCTTTTGGAAGCGATGCAAGAACGACAGATCACGGCCGGGCGGGTGCGGCACCGGCTGCCTGATCCGTTTTTCGTGCTGGCCACGCAGAACCCGATCGAACAGGAAGGAACGTATCCTCTGCCCGAGGCGCAGCAGGATCGCTTCATGTTCAAGGTGTACGTGAAGTACCCGTCGTTCCAGGAAGAATTCGAGATTGCCCGCCGCACTACGAGCACCGTAACCGACCACGTGGTGCCGGTGCTGACGGCCGAAGAGATCATGGCCCTGCAGCGGTTGGTGCGCGAGGTTCCGGTTTCGGACCACGTGGTGCGCTACGCCCTGTCGCTGGTCCGACAGACGCGCGTCCGCGAGCTGGGTGCGCCCGACTTCGTGCAGGACCAGTTGAACTGGGGCGCGGGGCCGCGGGCCGTGCAATTCCTGGTGCTGGGGGCCAAGGCGCGGGCCCTGCTGCACGGCCGCACGCACGTCACGACCGACGACATCCAGGCCCTGGCCAAACCGGTGTTGCGGCACCGGTTGATCGTGAACTTCGCGGCCGAAAGCGAAGGGGTCACCACGGACCACGTCATCCAACAACTGCTCGAAGTGACACCAACGAAGGAAGACGAACTGACCAATGACGTCCGCTTCCAAAAGATTTTTGCATCCTGA
- a CDS encoding DUF58 domain-containing protein, whose product MTSASKRFLHPEAIARIAHLEVRARHVVEGFLSGIHRSPYFGQSIEFVQHREYTRGDDPRHIDWKVWAKQDRYYVKQFEEETNLRCTLLVDVSASMRYGSQPLNKYAYGCTIAASLAYLLLRQQDSVGCVSFDAAARVTVPPRSKRTHLQSIIQALEVSEPEEKTDLFRVLRHMAEQDPRRGMVVLISDLLVDRSGLFKGLRLLKQRGHDVLVFHVMDDDELDFEFNGPMRFDGLETADRLTCNPRALREGYLQALQTYLDEVRRGCAQHVVDYALVRTSQPLDVALTTYLNNRLGMHHRN is encoded by the coding sequence ATGACGTCCGCTTCCAAAAGATTTTTGCATCCTGAGGCGATCGCCCGTATCGCGCACCTGGAAGTGCGCGCGCGGCACGTCGTCGAAGGCTTTCTCTCCGGCATCCACCGCAGCCCCTACTTCGGTCAGTCGATCGAGTTCGTGCAGCACCGCGAATATACGCGCGGCGACGATCCGCGGCACATCGACTGGAAAGTGTGGGCCAAGCAAGACCGCTACTACGTCAAGCAGTTCGAGGAAGAGACGAACCTGCGCTGCACGCTGCTGGTCGATGTATCGGCCAGTATGCGGTACGGCTCGCAGCCGCTGAACAAGTACGCCTATGGCTGCACCATCGCGGCCAGCCTGGCGTATTTGCTGTTGCGCCAGCAGGATTCGGTGGGCTGCGTGTCGTTCGACGCCGCGGCGCGCGTCACGGTGCCGCCGCGCAGCAAGCGCACGCATCTGCAATCCATCATTCAAGCCCTGGAGGTCAGCGAGCCCGAGGAAAAAACCGATCTGTTCCGCGTCCTGCGGCACATGGCCGAGCAGGATCCGCGCCGCGGCATGGTCGTTTTGATCTCGGACCTGCTGGTCGACCGCAGCGGACTGTTCAAGGGGCTGCGACTGCTCAAGCAGCGCGGACATGACGTCCTGGTCTTTCACGTCATGGACGACGACGAGCTGGATTTCGAGTTCAACGGGCCGATGCGCTTCGACGGGCTCGAAACCGCCGATCGCTTGACCTGCAATCCCCGGGCACTGCGCGAAGGATATTTGCAAGCCTTGCAGACGTATCTCGACGAAGTACGGCGCGGCTGCGCGCAGCACGTCGTCGACTACGCGCTGGTGCGCACCAGCCAGCCCTTGGACGTCGCCCTCACCACCTACTTGAACAATCGCCTGGGCATGCACCACCGCAACTGA
- a CDS encoding BatA domain-containing protein: MASFVHPGLLWGLAILAVPILIHLINLVRHRRVRWAAMEFLLASQRKNSTWIRLKEMLLLVLRLAIVAGIVLALAQPLLQNQWGRLFGAVKTHHIVLLDDSFSMSDRWGNTNAFEEGRRLIGRLAVQASRQSTPQTFTLLRYSQAKRDSGQRFDLLQERVNTSFDQELDSRLRRMEPSQEAVGAGPALERVEELLPELTGDDVVVHIVSDFRARDWQDPGPVADSLARISQVAAQTYLINCVDAARPNLAITDVAPLAGTRAAGVPVAMEVTVHNYSSAPVENLAVLLAEDGRERPAITIDQVGAGQSETRRFEVFFTTAGTHQVEAQLASDAVSADNARYCLVDLPLAVPVLIIDGDPDNRNAHFLTTVFQPGGSAHTGLQPQVERPDFLNKHALGKFQAIYVTDVDRLDPPAVTALEKYVEAGGGLMFFVGPRTQAKFYNDRLYRDGEGVFPLPLLRDAQLLVDRLEKAADIEPAADGALSIFSGERNSYLAGVTVERYFLAPKGWSPAPDSGTEVIARLRNHDPLAVEHEFGKGRCVAMLTTAAPVWNNWGRNPSFVVALLELQSHLAQGSAPRETRLVGAPITVDLDASRYQPQVRFQPPGGDVVPVTVDAVNTAQGLSASLSPTTVSGIYEAQLSTAEGQPELRQYAVNVEADEGDLALMHRDQLAARLPDVHYEYRAASDVQVTAQQLAGSNLSDWILYLLIGILIGEQLLAYSASYHPLARKEVRS; the protein is encoded by the coding sequence ATGGCCTCGTTCGTTCATCCAGGGCTTCTGTGGGGTTTGGCGATCCTGGCCGTGCCAATATTGATCCACTTGATCAATCTGGTGCGGCACCGCCGAGTCCGTTGGGCGGCCATGGAGTTCCTGCTGGCCAGCCAGCGGAAGAACAGCACGTGGATCCGGCTGAAGGAAATGCTGCTCTTGGTCCTGCGCTTGGCCATTGTCGCCGGCATCGTGCTGGCGCTGGCGCAGCCGCTCTTGCAGAACCAATGGGGCCGCCTGTTTGGCGCCGTCAAAACGCATCATATCGTGTTGTTGGACGACAGCTTCTCGATGTCGGATCGTTGGGGAAACACCAACGCCTTCGAAGAAGGGCGGCGGTTGATCGGGCGATTGGCCGTTCAAGCTTCGCGGCAGTCGACGCCGCAGACCTTTACGCTGCTACGTTACAGCCAGGCCAAGCGCGACAGTGGCCAGCGCTTCGATCTGCTCCAAGAGCGCGTCAACACAAGCTTCGACCAGGAGCTCGATTCCCGCTTGCGGCGCATGGAACCCTCGCAAGAGGCGGTGGGCGCCGGTCCGGCGCTCGAGCGCGTGGAAGAGCTGCTGCCCGAGTTGACTGGTGACGACGTCGTCGTACACATCGTGTCGGATTTTCGTGCCCGCGACTGGCAAGATCCAGGCCCCGTGGCGGACAGCCTGGCCCGCATCAGCCAGGTGGCGGCGCAAACCTACCTGATCAATTGTGTCGACGCCGCGCGACCGAACCTGGCCATCACGGATGTCGCGCCGCTCGCGGGCACTCGCGCGGCGGGCGTGCCGGTGGCGATGGAAGTCACCGTACACAATTACAGCAGCGCGCCGGTCGAGAACCTGGCTGTGCTCTTGGCCGAGGATGGCCGCGAACGTCCGGCGATCACGATCGACCAGGTCGGCGCAGGCCAGAGCGAAACACGACGCTTCGAAGTGTTCTTTACCACCGCCGGAACCCATCAGGTCGAGGCGCAACTGGCCAGCGACGCGGTCTCGGCCGACAACGCGCGCTACTGTTTAGTCGATTTGCCCTTGGCGGTGCCGGTGCTGATCATCGACGGCGATCCCGACAATCGCAACGCCCATTTCCTCACCACCGTGTTTCAACCGGGCGGGTCGGCGCACACCGGCCTTCAGCCACAGGTCGAACGCCCTGATTTCCTGAACAAGCACGCGCTCGGGAAGTTTCAAGCGATCTACGTCACCGACGTCGACCGTCTTGATCCGCCGGCCGTGACGGCCTTGGAAAAGTATGTCGAGGCGGGCGGAGGGCTGATGTTCTTCGTCGGCCCGCGCACGCAAGCAAAGTTTTACAACGATCGCTTGTATCGCGACGGCGAGGGGGTATTTCCGCTGCCTTTGTTGCGCGATGCGCAACTGCTGGTCGATCGGCTGGAGAAAGCCGCCGATATCGAGCCGGCCGCCGACGGCGCCCTGAGCATCTTTTCGGGCGAACGAAACAGTTATCTGGCCGGCGTCACCGTCGAGCGATATTTTCTGGCCCCAAAAGGTTGGTCGCCGGCGCCCGACTCGGGCACAGAGGTAATCGCCCGGCTGCGCAACCACGATCCGCTGGCCGTCGAACACGAGTTCGGCAAGGGGCGATGCGTGGCGATGCTAACGACAGCAGCGCCGGTTTGGAACAACTGGGGGCGCAACCCGAGCTTCGTGGTGGCGCTGCTCGAGTTGCAATCGCACCTGGCGCAGGGGAGCGCGCCGCGGGAAACACGCCTGGTGGGTGCCCCCATCACGGTCGATCTCGACGCGTCGCGCTATCAGCCGCAAGTTCGCTTCCAGCCGCCAGGGGGCGATGTCGTACCAGTCACGGTCGATGCCGTGAACACGGCCCAAGGCTTATCGGCCTCGCTTTCTCCGACCACCGTAAGCGGCATCTATGAGGCGCAGCTGTCGACCGCCGAAGGGCAGCCCGAGCTGCGTCAGTATGCCGTGAACGTCGAGGCCGACGAAGGCGACCTGGCCCTTATGCATCGCGATCAACTCGCGGCGCGCTTGCCGGACGTCCACTACGAGTATCGTGCGGCGAGCGACGTGCAGGTCACGGCACAACAGTTGGCCGGCTCGAATCTGAGCGATTGGATTCTATACCTCTTGATCGGTATTCTCATCGGCGAGCAGTTGTTGGCCTACTCGGCGAGCTACCATCCCCTGGCCCGGAAGGAGGTGCGCTCATGA
- a CDS encoding vWA domain-containing protein has product MTSFLLLAAGNLRTTFEWGRIDSGVDWLLPVAAMIGLVAFTVYMYRRDSVDLQRPVAVLLTALRLTALGVLALVYLQPQWRNEREMVTNSRAVVMVDTSLSMGLHDADASPIPAEPSRAQQIQAALAGSSFLRDLRRTHDVVLVRFDQDCARVATLNKVTADAAATGAATDDDALEHLKWDELFAPHGAETRLGEALAQVLNEERSEPVAGIIVFTDGQQNAGVEPAAVLASAREAGFPIYPIGVGSNRQNVNVRVSDFVAPARAYPGDKYTATGYLQAQGLAGQTVTVELLASDAAPGARDAGAKAGTVVATRQVVLGGDGEVVPVAFEMVPDAVGRKTLSLRVVPPRQDSYAGDDLQEVDIEIVDRKTKVLLFAGGPTREYQFLRNQLRRDKDMIVDVLLQTGEEGMSQDANEILDAFPSTREELFEYDCIVAFDPDWRVLSTAQIEAVERWISEQAGGLIAIAGPIYSDALAQDNRLAKIRSLYPVEFNRRLSLLDDGRYGSKEPWPLEFTRDGSDADFLWIEESGPTSAQAWSEFKGVYGYFGVKGPKPAATVFARFSDPRAREGDQQPVYLASQFFGAGRVFYLGSGEMWRLRAQSEAQFERFYTKLIRFVSQGRLLRGSNHGVLLVERDRYLLGNTVAVRAQLNGAQLEPLVAPQVTLQVYLPDTTEQNVTLVADPSRPGNFAGQFTVRKEGVYRLELPVPEVADERLSRRIQVKVPDLEREKPQRNDALLTEIATKTGGSYYMGIDAALGSVAEPGALVKQLRDQSRVTIVLDTPARLWDNGWVLGIVCGLFCTEWFIRRLVKLA; this is encoded by the coding sequence ATGACGAGCTTCCTTCTGCTGGCTGCCGGAAATTTGCGCACGACGTTTGAGTGGGGGCGCATCGACAGCGGCGTCGATTGGCTGCTGCCCGTGGCAGCGATGATCGGCCTTGTCGCGTTTACGGTTTACATGTACCGGCGCGACAGCGTGGATCTACAGCGGCCGGTCGCCGTTTTGCTCACCGCGCTACGGCTGACGGCGCTCGGCGTGCTGGCTCTGGTTTACTTGCAGCCGCAATGGCGCAACGAACGCGAGATGGTGACGAACTCGCGCGCTGTCGTCATGGTCGATACCAGTCTGAGCATGGGGCTGCACGACGCTGACGCTTCCCCCATTCCGGCCGAGCCCAGCCGTGCCCAGCAAATTCAAGCGGCGTTGGCCGGCTCCTCCTTTTTGCGTGACCTGCGGCGCACCCACGACGTGGTGCTCGTCCGTTTTGATCAAGACTGCGCGCGGGTCGCGACGTTGAACAAAGTTACTGCCGACGCCGCAGCCACGGGCGCGGCGACTGACGACGACGCGCTGGAACACTTGAAGTGGGACGAGCTGTTCGCACCGCACGGAGCGGAAACGCGCTTGGGCGAGGCCCTGGCCCAGGTCCTGAACGAGGAACGCAGTGAGCCGGTCGCGGGCATCATCGTATTCACCGATGGACAGCAGAACGCCGGCGTCGAACCGGCCGCCGTGCTCGCGAGTGCCCGCGAAGCGGGCTTCCCCATTTACCCGATCGGGGTCGGCTCGAACCGGCAGAACGTGAACGTCCGTGTTAGCGATTTCGTCGCTCCTGCCCGCGCTTATCCCGGTGATAAATACACGGCCACCGGCTACCTGCAAGCGCAAGGGCTGGCCGGGCAAACCGTGACGGTCGAACTGCTCGCAAGCGACGCCGCCCCCGGCGCACGCGACGCAGGTGCCAAGGCCGGCACCGTGGTCGCCACGCGACAAGTCGTCTTGGGCGGAGACGGCGAAGTGGTGCCGGTCGCTTTTGAAATGGTGCCCGATGCCGTCGGGCGCAAGACGCTCTCGCTGCGCGTTGTCCCGCCGCGCCAGGACAGCTACGCCGGCGACGATCTGCAAGAAGTCGATATCGAAATCGTGGATCGCAAGACCAAAGTGCTGCTGTTCGCCGGCGGGCCAACGCGCGAATATCAGTTTCTGCGCAACCAGCTGCGCCGCGACAAGGACATGATCGTCGACGTGCTGCTGCAGACCGGCGAAGAGGGAATGTCGCAAGACGCCAACGAAATCCTCGACGCATTTCCAAGCACGCGCGAGGAGCTGTTCGAGTACGACTGCATCGTGGCGTTCGACCCCGATTGGCGCGTATTGTCCACGGCACAGATCGAAGCCGTCGAGCGCTGGATCAGCGAGCAGGCGGGAGGCTTGATCGCCATCGCCGGCCCGATCTATAGCGACGCGCTGGCGCAGGATAATCGTCTGGCCAAGATTCGTTCGCTCTATCCGGTCGAGTTCAATCGCCGGTTGTCGCTCTTGGACGACGGGCGCTACGGTTCGAAAGAGCCGTGGCCGCTGGAGTTCACCCGCGATGGCAGCGACGCCGATTTCTTGTGGATCGAGGAGTCGGGCCCGACGAGTGCCCAGGCCTGGAGCGAATTCAAGGGCGTGTACGGCTATTTCGGGGTCAAAGGGCCGAAGCCGGCGGCGACCGTTTTTGCGCGCTTTTCCGACCCGCGCGCCCGCGAGGGGGACCAGCAGCCGGTTTACCTGGCCAGCCAGTTCTTTGGCGCAGGACGCGTCTTCTATTTGGGCAGCGGCGAGATGTGGCGCCTGCGGGCCCAGAGCGAAGCGCAATTCGAGCGTTTCTACACCAAGCTGATTCGTTTCGTCTCGCAGGGACGCTTGCTCCGCGGGTCGAATCACGGGGTCTTGCTGGTCGAGCGCGATCGTTACCTGTTGGGCAATACCGTGGCCGTCCGCGCGCAGCTCAACGGCGCGCAGCTGGAACCGCTCGTGGCGCCGCAGGTCACGCTGCAGGTCTATCTGCCGGATACTACCGAGCAGAACGTGACGCTCGTGGCCGATCCGAGCCGGCCAGGCAACTTCGCGGGCCAGTTCACCGTGCGCAAAGAAGGGGTCTACCGTCTCGAGCTACCCGTGCCCGAGGTGGCCGACGAGCGACTGTCGCGGCGGATTCAGGTCAAGGTACCCGACCTGGAACGAGAGAAGCCACAGCGCAACGATGCACTACTTACCGAAATCGCGACAAAGACCGGCGGCAGCTATTACATGGGGATCGATGCGGCGCTGGGAAGTGTCGCGGAACCGGGCGCGCTCGTCAAACAACTGCGCGACCAGAGCCGCGTGACGATCGTTTTGGATACGCCGGCCCGCCTGTGGGACAACGGCTGGGTGCTGGGAATCGTGTGCGGTTTGTTCTGCACGGAATGGTTCATTCGCCGGCTGGTGAAGTTGGCATAA
- a CDS encoding NPCBM/NEW2 domain-containing protein, whose product MDFLIVTVLLMASPGVQVQTLAGGSIEGRITALMDESLTVTTDAGEQSLALKNVQSITVAAPTSALPVPAIRIKLVDESLIVGTSFTVSGAEAHVIQAGGTELLVPTRLIESVRLREPTGPAAAQWDEIAAAERSGDLLVTRKNDALDFFTGVIHDVTHEAVNFELDGEALKVKRAKVEGLLYHEAGDAQLAPSRGVVSDAAGSQFHVARLKVEGDQLQVRTAAGLEVAFALDRLARIDFAQGNLQYLGELKPESAVWTPYFGDPNSSPATRAFFQPHFDRSMDGGPLQLGGKEFTKGIAAHSRTELVYRLPDKFRSFQALVGIDDRLRPGGNVRLTILGDDRTLFEDTITGKDEPRSLDVDITGVNRLKLLVDFGEMTDVGDALDFCEARILK is encoded by the coding sequence GTGGATTTTTTGATCGTAACAGTGTTGTTGATGGCATCGCCCGGCGTCCAAGTGCAGACGCTGGCCGGCGGCTCGATCGAGGGGCGCATCACCGCGCTCATGGACGAGTCATTGACCGTTACGACCGACGCGGGCGAACAATCGCTGGCCCTCAAGAACGTGCAGTCGATCACTGTCGCGGCGCCCACTTCCGCACTCCCCGTCCCCGCGATACGGATCAAATTGGTCGACGAATCGCTGATCGTCGGCACTTCGTTCACCGTCAGCGGCGCCGAGGCTCACGTCATTCAAGCAGGCGGCACGGAGTTGCTGGTGCCGACGCGGCTGATCGAAAGCGTGCGGCTTCGCGAGCCGACAGGTCCCGCCGCGGCTCAATGGGATGAAATCGCGGCCGCCGAGCGCAGCGGCGATTTGCTCGTGACGCGCAAGAACGACGCTCTCGACTTTTTTACGGGCGTAATCCACGACGTAACGCATGAGGCCGTGAATTTCGAGCTCGACGGCGAGGCCTTAAAGGTCAAGCGGGCCAAGGTCGAGGGACTGCTCTATCACGAGGCGGGCGACGCGCAACTGGCGCCGTCGCGCGGCGTCGTCAGCGACGCTGCCGGCTCGCAATTCCACGTCGCGCGGCTGAAAGTCGAAGGGGACCAGCTGCAAGTGCGGACGGCGGCTGGCCTGGAAGTCGCCTTCGCGCTGGATCGGCTTGCTCGCATCGATTTCGCCCAGGGCAACCTGCAATACCTGGGCGAGCTCAAACCTGAGTCGGCCGTTTGGACCCCCTACTTCGGCGATCCCAATTCCTCGCCCGCCACACGCGCCTTTTTCCAGCCGCACTTCGATCGGTCGATGGATGGCGGCCCCCTGCAACTGGGCGGCAAAGAATTCACCAAGGGTATCGCCGCGCACAGCCGCACCGAACTGGTCTATCGCTTGCCTGACAAGTTCCGCTCGTTTCAGGCACTTGTGGGCATCGACGATCGGTTGCGGCCCGGCGGTAACGTGCGTCTGACAATACTTGGCGACGATCGCACGCTCTTCGAGGACACTATTACGGGCAAGGACGAGCCACGTTCGCTGGACGTCGACATCACCGGGGTAAACCGCTTGAAGCTTCTGGTCGATTTCGGCGAAATGACCGACGTGGGGGACGCGCTCGATTTCTGCGAAGCTAGGATTTTGAAATGA
- a CDS encoding trypsin-like peptidase domain-containing protein — protein MRFACAVTLLLMTFPALARADVDEGVLRAEAERVAVVAKAQTAAVAIFAADGQGGGSGVVISHDGYALSNFHVTKGSGDAMKCGMADGRLYDAVIVGIDPVGDVALVKLLGRDDFPHAELGDSDQVQVGDWAFAIGNPFLLANDFTPSVSYGIISGVHRYQYPAGTLLEYTDCLQTDASINPGNSGGPLFDSRGQLIGINGRGSFEKRGRVNVGVGYAISINQIKNFLGHLKAGRIVDHATLGARVSTRPDGTVAVADILEDSDAFRRGLRYGDEVARFGGRAIRTVNAFKNVLGIFPKDWRVPLTYRREGKTYDVAVRLEGLHSPEELISKVQGRVPSPEKPTPDQPKGRPIPKPGEQPPDDGPDDQPRRPQRGHARTPPMPDEVKALFEARRGFANFYFNKVERARTWSRAVARGDFHEQLGEWTLTGELAGGGEAQFVLSENLVACTMPGGHLAVPVANDLANITDPPRSGGMLAALHLWRRLLVLGPDRFGDVQYLGTVPLVTSQDLVDRRAIMLLGRTREAAATGVPALCDCLVGTYGGVECRFIFDPKSGNLAALEMFRAPDDDPCELYFTDYAEIEGRVFPRQIECRYGDETYASVKLLTVKLNKLGDR, from the coding sequence ATGAGATTTGCGTGCGCTGTAACTCTGCTGCTGATGACTTTCCCTGCGCTCGCGCGCGCCGATGTCGATGAGGGCGTGCTGCGCGCCGAGGCCGAGCGGGTGGCCGTGGTCGCCAAGGCACAAACGGCCGCCGTGGCCATTTTCGCCGCTGACGGCCAAGGGGGCGGTTCGGGTGTTGTTATCTCGCACGACGGCTACGCGCTGTCGAATTTCCATGTCACCAAGGGGTCGGGCGACGCCATGAAATGCGGCATGGCCGACGGCCGCCTGTACGACGCCGTGATCGTCGGCATCGATCCCGTGGGGGACGTGGCGCTCGTCAAGCTGCTCGGCCGCGATGATTTCCCCCACGCCGAGTTGGGCGATAGCGACCAGGTTCAAGTCGGCGATTGGGCCTTTGCGATCGGCAATCCCTTCCTGTTGGCCAATGACTTCACCCCGTCGGTCAGCTACGGCATCATCTCCGGCGTGCATCGTTATCAATATCCGGCGGGCACGCTATTGGAATACACCGACTGCCTGCAGACCGACGCGTCGATCAATCCTGGCAACTCGGGCGGTCCCTTGTTCGACAGCCGTGGACAACTGATCGGCATCAACGGCCGCGGCAGCTTCGAGAAGCGCGGCCGCGTGAACGTCGGCGTCGGTTACGCGATCTCGATCAACCAGATCAAGAACTTTCTCGGCCATCTGAAGGCCGGGCGCATCGTCGATCACGCCACGCTCGGCGCCCGCGTCTCGACGCGGCCCGATGGCACCGTGGCGGTCGCCGATATTTTGGAAGACTCCGACGCCTTTCGCCGTGGCCTACGTTACGGAGACGAGGTCGCCCGTTTCGGCGGCCGCGCGATTCGCACCGTCAACGCGTTCAAGAACGTACTGGGCATCTTCCCCAAGGACTGGCGCGTGCCGCTGACGTATCGTCGCGAGGGAAAGACCTACGATGTGGCGGTCCGCCTGGAAGGTTTGCACAGCCCCGAGGAATTGATCTCGAAGGTGCAGGGGCGCGTGCCTTCACCGGAAAAGCCGACACCCGACCAACCAAAAGGTCGGCCGATTCCCAAGCCCGGCGAGCAACCGCCCGACGATGGGCCGGATGATCAACCGCGGCGGCCGCAGCGGGGCCACGCGCGCACGCCTCCCATGCCTGACGAAGTCAAGGCGTTGTTCGAGGCGCGACGCGGTTTTGCCAATTTCTACTTCAATAAGGTCGAACGCGCGCGGACCTGGAGCCGGGCCGTGGCTCGCGGTGATTTCCACGAGCAACTGGGCGAATGGACGCTGACCGGCGAGCTGGCCGGCGGTGGCGAAGCGCAGTTCGTCCTGTCTGAGAACCTGGTGGCTTGCACCATGCCGGGCGGCCATCTGGCTGTGCCCGTCGCCAACGACCTGGCGAACATCACCGACCCGCCGCGCAGTGGCGGCATGTTGGCCGCGCTGCATTTATGGCGCCGCCTGTTGGTGCTTGGGCCCGATCGTTTCGGCGATGTTCAATACCTGGGCACCGTCCCCTTGGTGACGAGCCAGGACCTGGTCGATCGCCGCGCGATCATGCTGTTGGGGCGCACCCGGGAAGCCGCCGCGACCGGCGTTCCGGCGCTGTGCGACTGCCTGGTCGGAACGTACGGTGGCGTCGAATGCCGGTTCATTTTCGATCCGAAGAGCGGCAACCTGGCCGCGCTCGAGATGTTCCGCGCGCCGGACGACGATCCGTGCGAACTGTACTTCACCGACTATGCCGAGATCGAGGGGCGCGTCTTCCCGCGGCAGATCGAATGCCGCTACGGCGACGAGACGTACGCCAGCGTCAAATTGCTCACCGTCAAGTTAAACAAACTGGGAGACCGCTAA